In Streptomyces sp. NBC_00448, the following are encoded in one genomic region:
- a CDS encoding anti-sigma factor, with translation MTEVDLHTLTGAYAVGALEDREARDFRRHLTRCEACDQEVRELRETAARLALAVAEVPPVGMRGRVLAALPEVRQLPPEPSATQRSLRRNWRRRLPYYALAACLAGAIASAGIAIQAEHTADRQRDRTALAEHHADQLSTLLTAPDASFRTQGLKGGGTATVVSSARAGQAALVYRDLPKLPDSRVYELWFSRNGTMVPAGLVDSATASGSALLKGRTDGADAVGVTAEPHGGSPVPTSAPLAVLPL, from the coding sequence GTGACCGAAGTCGACCTGCACACGCTGACCGGCGCGTACGCGGTCGGCGCGCTGGAGGACCGGGAGGCGCGGGACTTCCGCCGGCACCTGACCCGGTGCGAGGCGTGCGACCAGGAGGTGCGCGAACTGCGCGAGACCGCGGCCCGGTTGGCCCTCGCGGTGGCCGAGGTGCCGCCGGTGGGGATGCGCGGCCGGGTACTGGCCGCGCTGCCCGAGGTGCGCCAGCTGCCGCCGGAGCCGTCGGCGACGCAGCGGTCCCTCCGGCGCAACTGGCGCCGCCGGCTGCCGTACTACGCGCTCGCCGCGTGCCTGGCCGGCGCGATCGCCTCCGCGGGCATAGCGATCCAGGCCGAGCACACCGCCGACCGGCAGCGCGACCGCACCGCGCTGGCCGAACACCATGCGGATCAGCTCAGCACGCTGCTCACCGCGCCCGACGCCTCCTTCCGCACCCAGGGGCTCAAGGGCGGCGGCACCGCGACCGTGGTGTCCTCGGCGCGGGCCGGGCAGGCCGCGCTGGTCTACCGCGACCTGCCGAAGCTGCCGGACTCGCGGGTCTACGAACTGTGGTTCAGCAGGAACGGCACCATGGTGCCCGCGGGCCTGGTGGACTCCGCCACCGCGTCCGGGTCGGCCCTGCTCAAAGGGCGGACGGACGGCGCCGACGCGGTCGGGGTGACCGCGGAACCGCACGGCGGCTCCCCCGTGCCCACCTCCGCACCGCTGGCCGTGCTGCCCCTGTGA